One stretch of Armigeres subalbatus isolate Guangzhou_Male chromosome 2, GZ_Asu_2, whole genome shotgun sequence DNA includes these proteins:
- the LOC134218145 gene encoding uncharacterized protein LOC134218145, which produces MSMDLDRDSHQPDSDAMGVPKIESQAAAVTLKQCKKLSNAAQDQYIKLRGPDSTGSPYSAKLRCGDAFWKLHGEGSLVTIGSNYLARVSIETIPELEDASDFDSAKELLLTHLQIGKVFLDELENETTHATDCLKTQLQNLAVDSTMNKNSAVCLLELWRIAEKHNFKLSAELVAETNTNELIHSNQLKVSIEEYVNTHRKLQTRNPFLKGVKWVRNLFTKVNILEESLKTVTQNYKNGLLKICNSHLREKISEFEPHRCFLLRKDDIKLFSDLECTISDQMFCEVLPKIETKFAKQVAAIKKVDYYESLPLVNGVYFHICKSMIEIMKRIEMELNVQDILEYENEWKIYRLNDNQVTSKIAKCLVKQLEMLASFANHYEPGKPTVKQCYPYDFQSDIFKQSKFNNNDFFIWFCLVDATVMSVFQENTEKSSLILDLFYKCVSSKQSLIKSQESIRMVAHNTIDYVVQVEQSGNNDREVDILQKQIASIGLDFTSSGSTFTRYRDITDVFRYYWERINEVIPKLSTKLEGNHLMQQVEEITNKLSIIASQTLDKNAPSDDVTKFFRIYNDLFTDLEDMNFEWYVRIDDSSIKRAAISSLIIQEVDNRLTNTDNACYQVKKGENDRFVKMFTADSIPKHYQIEVFKTLLDEINRSLQKQEWANGEKLTISVQINVTGLLINAIRSSLLYLKEQPDYIDFETFYDESVKPFSSVIDKSDSLENFTKRVELVKESFWYIRNQTAIGIDKALELSKTQNSFNENLLSTAFRRYNEQFKEYMTAHSKISVEDKIKRIVLDVRSNAKPMLTSKWTTTFKLSVLPTVLAGLGAVWSLMVSNDVASTGKYLKPHTIQVLSILRLLSVDVQTIGIDKHLAQIMTGQGKSLVLALIAAVLALFNHDVVIACYSSYLAERDEDDFTAFFQAFSIDLKIRYEQFDKMLLDGVENLHLQANKYLSKYMGVSNRTERSNVLIDFQKTVLLFDEVDVFFSDTFYGSSFHPIYTPLVGGLGRIQQRIWELVQLNADAEAIENKIFSFLATSNNSAIIKLKKFLSRPRRYSIFDVEKEREIQYTNKELFNEHLEQMIHTAIDIHHLPFADDWFRDFRLDSNGNITVKDKCGIYSSTLYRDYYNTFAYFKLRKRNFIQTANGTDNFGYLCITFASFSYAKFPERYPLILGVTGTLDGMSEYEKDAIENHYNIRRSSIMPSFFGNSNLKFNQQEDFQYHRTVDFWMKAIFSRVNAIISADRSVIVFFENDFGIAEFKQLYQSQLDRLHEITINTDADTRDRYIAEAGLSRTITLASREMGRGVDYKSSLAVEKNGGIHVIQTFFSLDNKEETQIRGRTARKDNRGSYELIVCRHDLVRMELEYSQFNDEINYEALQKNRQYLIVRKSWKKMKQLDNANAKHQISVQFWRSKK; this is translated from the coding sequence ATGTCGATGGACCTCGATCGTGACAGCCATCAGCCTGATAGTGATGCCATGGGTGTACCAAAAATTGAGTCGCAAGCCGCTGCTGTTACCTTGAAGCAGTGCAAGAAGCTGTCGAATGCCGCCCAGGATCAATACATCAAGCTGCGAGGCCCCGACTCCACTGGATCACCATATTCTGCCAAGCTGCGGTGCGGAGATGCATTTTGGAAATTACATGGCGAAGGAAGCTTAGTGACTATTGGATCGAACTATTTGGCTCGAGTGTCCATCGAAACCATCCCTGAGTTGGAAGATGCAAGTGATTTCGATTCAGCGAAGGAGCTACTGTTGACGCATTTGCAAATCGGCAAGGTGTTTTTGGATGAACTCGAGAACGAAACCACCCATGCCACTGATTGTTTAAAAACGCAACTACAAAATCTGGCAGTCGACTCTACTATGAATAAGAACAGTGCCGTTTGTTTGCTGGAGTTATGGCGAATTGCTGAAAAACATAATTTCAAATTATCCGCGGAGCTCGTTGCCGAAACCAACACGAACGAACTCATTCATAGCAATCAACTGAAGGTGTCTATAGAAGAATACGTGAATACACATCGAAAGCTGCAAACAAGAAATCCATTTCTGAAAGGTGTCAAATGGGTTCGCAATTTGTTTACTAAAGTTAATATATTGGAGGAATCTTTGAAAACAGTTACTCAAAACTACAAAAATGGACTATTGAAGATATGCAATTCCCATCTGagagaaaaaatatctgaatttGAACCACATCGTTGCTTTTTACTTAGAAAAGACGATATCAAACTTTTCAGTGATTTAGAATGCACCATTAGTGATCAAATGTTTTGTGAAGTGTTGCCAAaaatagaaacaaaatttgCGAAACAAGTTGCTGCTATCAAAAAGGTGGATTATTACGAATCCCTCCCTCTGGTGAACGGTGTCTATTTCCATATCTGTAAAAGTATGATAGAAATTATGAAACGTATCGAAATGGAGCTCAATGTGCAGGATATTCTAGAGTATGAAAATGAATGGAAGATATATCGGCTTAATGACAATCAAGTCACGTCTAAAATCGCAAAATGTTTAGTCAAACAACTTGAGATGCTGGCCAGTTTCGCGAACCATTACGAACCTGGAAAGCCCACCGTGAAACAATGCTATCCATATGATTTTCAAAGTGACATATTTAAGCAATCGAAATTTAACAACAATGATTTCTTCATATGGTTCTGCCTAGTGGATGCCACTGTGATGAGCGTTTTTCAAGAAAATACCGAAAAAAGCTCGCTCATCTTAGATTTGTTCTACAAATGTGTATCATCGAAGCAGTCTCTAATCAAATCCCAAGAGTCTATCCGCATGGTTGCCCATAACACGATTGACTATGTGGTTCAGGTTGAGCAATCTGGCAACAATGATAGAGAGGTGGACATTCTGCAAAAGCAGATTGCTTCCATTGGACTGGATTTCACCAGTTCTGGCTCGACGTTCACTCGGTACCGAGATATTACGGATGTTTTCAGATACTACTGGGAGCGAATAAACGAAGTCATACCCAAACTGTCAACCAAACTGGAGGGGAACCATCTGATGCAACAAGTTGAAGAGATCACAAACAAACTTTCAATTATTGCATCACAAACACTTGACAAAAACGCACCTTCGGATGACGTGAcaaaatttttccgaatttaTAACGATCTTTTTACGGACCTAGAAGATATGAATTTTGAATGGTATGTTCGAATTGATGATTCGAGCATCAAAAGAGCAGCAATTTCAAGTCTGATAATCCAAGAAGTTGACAACAGATTAACTAATACTGATAATGCATGTTATCAGGTCAAGAAAGGAGAGAATGATCGATTTGTAAAGATGTTCACTGCCGACAGTATACCAAAACACTATCAAATAGAAGTATTCAAAACACTGTTGGACGAAATCAATCGAAGTTTACAGAAACAAGAATGGGCAAACGGTGAGAAGCTTACGATCAGTGTTCAGATCAATGTTACAGGTCTCTTAATCAATGCCATCCGAAGCTCTCTGCTGTACCTGAAAGAGCAACCCGATTATATCGACTTTGAGACATTCTATGACGAATCTGTTAAACCGTTCAGCAGTGTAATTGATAAAAGTGATTCCCTCGAGAACTTCACCAAACGCGTAGAGTTGGTCAAGGAATCATTCTGGTACATTCGCAACCAGACAGCCATTGGAATTGACAAGGCTTTGGAGTTGAGCAAAACGCAAAACTCTTTCAATGAAAATCTGCTTAGCACGGCATTCAGACGATATAATGAGCAGTTTAAGGAATATATGACGGCTCATAGCAAAATAAGCGTTGAGGATAAAATAAAGCGAATTGTATTAGATGTTCGGAGCAACGCCAAACCAATGCTTACCTCTAAATGGACGACAACATTCAAACTAAGCGTTCTTCCAACCGTTCTAGCAGGATTGGGAGCGGTGTGGTCACTCATGGTCTCGAATGATGTTGCCAGTACTGGTAAGTACTTGAAACCGCATACCATTCAAGTTCTCAGCATTCTTAGGCTACTGAGCGTTGATGTGCAAACTATTGGAATTGACAAACATTTGGCCCAGATAATGACCGGTCAAGGTAAGTCGCTGGTTCTAGCACTGATCGCCGCTGTACTGGCATTGTTCAATCATGATGTTGTGATTGCATGCTACAGTAGCTATCTAGCCGAACGAGATGAAGATGACTTCACAGCTTTTTTCCAAGCATTTTCAATCGATTTGAAAATAAGGTACGAACAATTCGATAAAATGTTGTTAGATGGAGTGGAAAATCTTCACCTGCAAGCCAATAAATATCTCAGCAAATACATGGGAGTTTCAAACAGAACTGAAAGATCTAACGTGCTCATCGATTTCCAGAAGACTGTGCTTTTGTTTGATGAAGTTGATGTCTTCTTCTCGGATACATTCTATGGATCTTCCTTTCACCCAATATACACACCATTAGTTGGCGGTCTCGGAAGAATTCAGCAACGTATATGGGAGTTAGTGCAGTTGAATGCCGATGCAGAAGCCATTGAAAACAAGATTTTCTCCTTCTTGGCCACTTCCAATAATTCTgctataataaaattaaaaaaatttttgAGTCGACCGAGAAGATATTCCATTTTTGATGTGGAAAAGGAACGCGAAATCCAATACACAAATAAAGAACTGTTCAATGAGCATCTGGAGCAAATGATACACACAGCCATAGACATTCATCACCTTCCATTTGCCGATGATTGGTTTCGTGACTTTAGACTGGATTCCAATGGAAATATTACGGTGAAGGATAAGTGTGGAATATATTCGTCAACTTTGTATCGCGACTATTACAACACATTCGCGTATTTCAAATTGCGAAAAAGAAACTTTATCCAAACTGCGAATGGTACGGACAACTTCGGGTATCTATGCATTACTTTTGCTTCATTTTCGTACGCCAAATTCCCGGAAAGGTATCCTCTAATATTAGGCGTCACAGGAACACTTGATGGAATGAGTGAGTACGAGAAGGATGCCATCGAAAACCATTACAACATTCGGCGCAGCTCCATCATGCCTTCTTTCTTCGGCAACTCCAACCTTAAATTTAATCAACAGGAAGACTTCCAATATCACAGAACCGTGGACTTTTGGATGAAAGCCATATTTTCCAGAGTTAACGCAATCATCAGCGCCGATCGTTCCGTGATCGTATTTTTTGAAAACGATTTCGGAATCGCTGAATTCAAACAGCTCTACCAATCGCAGCTGGATCGGCTGCACGAAATTACCATCAATACAGATGCCGACACACGAGATCGCTACATCGCCGAGGCGGGCCTGAGCCGAACAATTACTTTGGCATCACGCGAGATGGGCCGGGGAGTCGACTACAAGTCCTCCTTGGCCGTGGAGAAAAACGGCGGGATCCACGTCATCCAGACGTTCTTCTCCCTGGACAATAAAGAGGAAACACAAATCAGGGGTCGCACGGCTCGGAAGGACAATCGCGGGTCCTATGAATTAATCGTTTGCCGTCATGATCTCGTGCGAATGGAACTGGAGTACAGTCAATTTAATGATGAAATCAATTATGAAGCACTACAAAAAAATAGACAATATTTAATAGTCAGAAAAAGCTGGAAAAAGATGAAGCAACTGGACAACGCCAATGCAAAGCACCAAATATCGGTTCAATTCTGGCGaagcaaaaaatga